In the genome of Parasteatoda tepidariorum isolate YZ-2023 chromosome 10, CAS_Ptep_4.0, whole genome shotgun sequence, the window AATTACTTTGCACCCCCTCCCCTCcttatttgttttccttttaatagaaaatttctgaGCGCTAAGCTCACTTGATATTAAATCCTACGAATTTCTGCGAATAATACCgtaaactcaatttttaagaaggaaaaaaaatgtacaacatttgtgatttaataaagtagacatttttattatgagCTATCACCTTCAAAAAACTAGCTCACAAATTATTTCAGATAGATATGAATTATATATTCTGGAAGTCTAAGAAGTTTATGTAAATCAGTGCTAAGAATAAATCAAGTTgctcatctttattttttgaaaaaagggcCAAGTTCCCAAACTGGGAACACTGacgtttaatagtttttaaaagttaatatataaGTGTGAATACAACCCTGAAATATTCCATGCATTTAACTAAGAATCTGCAGtcatcttcatttttattgattatttgctTAAAACCAAACacttaaatatacaattttaattttacatcaaaaaagattatttctCTTTGTGGCAATATCTTAAGGAATTTTTCGAAAACTTTGTTTTCGCAGGAAATAACGCTTTGttacgaataatatgctatttttacaaCTATTGTGAGTTGTGCTGTTACGTTTTGTCTATCTTAAACCAGTTCCAACAACTATTATGAATTAGTAACAATTAATCATGGCTGTTAGATTAAGTTTTGTCTATCTTAAACCAGCGTCTCCTGTACTAAcatgaaaatggcgcaaaatgtcattatgaatgaagaaaagttgcagttttgtaaaaatgaaaaacgtctagaattactttaattttgtgaaaataaaaagcgtttatgatttgaaaagttattcCAATGCTGCATTGTTTAGACTCATAAAGatttgcaaaaattgagaattatcaATTGGTTTGTGTCACATAAGCATTGAAAAGCAATCTTaattaatataagtaaataaaattctaggTATTAGTAAGGAAATAAGTTGAAAAGTAACTTACCAATCATGAGCAAGGAAACTGTCAGGTGTTCTCTCCCAGTGGCTTTAAGAGCACCAAGAACAGTACCAACTATGGCACAACAAAGTCCTACAAAAGCTATCATAACAATAAACCACCGAATACTGACTGTTTGGGTGACCATTACCCCACAACAATGTTTAGGTTCGTCAGATTCAGAGGCTGCAGGGGGACCCGAAAAACTGGGGCCGCCCCTTCTTCCACCCCGCTCCCGAGGGCTGAAGCCCCTAAAAGCCCCACTGCGGCCAGCCCCAGTCCTCGACGTCCTGCGGGGATTTGCAGATAAGTGTGGACATGCCGGGGCTGTCGTAGGGGGTGGTGGGGGAGGTGGGTGAGAGGGTGGCGGTAATCTTCGTCCGCCGCCCCGGTCTCCTGATCCGGGGGGTAAAGTTGAATAAGGCGGTGGAAGATGTGAATTTAGTATATCCGGCAGTGCACTATTATTAATGGCATTATCCGGTTGTGGATTATCCGGCAAGGGAACAAAGGTATCCTGTGTAAGTTGTGTATGAGTTTGAAGGCGTCTTGTACTCCTGCAACTGTTGGACGAACGTCGCGGGTGTTGATCATGGGAAGGGTTCATACCCTCCCCCAAATTACCCGCATTGTTGCTAGTCATGCTGTCAGCAGCACCTATCTCTTTTTTAACCGACGGCACATCGTCCACTGGGTCCTCGGTTGGATCCCTGCATAGATCAGTATCGGAATAGAACACACCAATATTATGCACTATTTTCTTGTTGAACAGATCAGACGAATCGGAATTATGACCTAATTCTTTTGCTGGAGGAGACTGTTCCCGTCGGTCATCCTCAGGGAGACCCGTTCCCCAGTGTCGTTCAAACCACAAACGACGAGGAGTCAGCCTCACAATACGCGGTGAACGAGGAGATATCCTCAAAGGATATCTTCTTACAAAACACCACTCAGTAGACGATGATAGATATCTGTTCACCGCACTGTCAAGATTCTGATGATCACCAGCGTTGTCTTGCGATGGAATTCGGATGTCAACAAAACATTCCTCCTCATCGGAATCACGCGAGTATCCTGAGTTCACAACTCCACCACTGCTGTTTGCAGACTGAGAAGAAACAGAAACTTGCGAGTCGATAGACGATTCTCTTTCTGGTTCGAGCGCCATCTCTTGTTCGTCATCGGCATTAATTTCCTCATTGTtgcttttcttgttttcttctAATCTCATCTTTT includes:
- the LOC107454216 gene encoding uncharacterized protein (The sequence of the model RefSeq protein was modified relative to this genomic sequence to represent the inferred CDS: added 196 bases not found in genome assembly) is translated as MRLEENKKSNNEEINADDEQEMALEPERESSIDSQVSVSSQSANSSGGVVNSGYSRDSDEEECFVDIRIPSQDNAGDHQNLDSAVNRYLSSSTEWCFVRRYPLRISPRSPRIVRLTPRRLWFERHWGTGLPEDDRREQSPPAKELGHNSDSSDLFNKKIVHNIGVFYSDTDLCRDPTEDPVDDVPSVKKEIGAADSMTSNNAGNLGEGMNPSHDQHPRRSSNSCRSTRRLQTHTQLTQDTFVPLPDNPQPDNAINNSALPDILNSHLPPPYSTLPPGSGDRGGGRRLPPPSHPPPPPPPTTAPACPHLSANPRRTSRTGAGRSGAFRGFSPRERGGRRGGPSFSGPPAASESDEPKHCCGVMVTQTVSIRWFIVMIAFVGLCCAIVGTVLGALKATGREHLTVSLLMIGVGIVLITVSGIAWRLTSHDAPSCRAMLGLQNSEQEPNRRFVPRVPPYGRPHHPYAAMMYPEFQYRPPPPSYQASMQEYRLRLLLLDRQQGSGSASNTASALSPVSPPPTYRSHTTSTLHSRPPLALTEREYSRPPSYRSRASSAGVLRPSTETLCSVSTQPLQQPQPTVLTTSHSRNPSLSLSFLSHESLFLDSGHSRPANQQDPVHFTSPSGESQNSVVAGLSDDSPPSTGLSSTWGRGWKPHHHDINAVTIVQTTDSSQVLNRDTVILSVPGREVPDLGNTSASAGEVRILAHV